The sequence GAGAAAGTGGGCGATGACGTAGTTTTCATCGTGTCGCGCATCCTATGTGATGCCCTAACAGGTCGGCTGGGAAACGGACTGAGCAGGCAGTTTCAACGACACACTGCTGATCTTAAACGTGTGAGAGGAAAAATCGATCTCTACACAACGTACCGTGACCAACTGCTTTCTAGGGGCACCGTTCGCTGCGAATTCGAAGCACTGACCACCGACACACCCACTAACCGGCTAGTGCGGTCAGCACTGATCCGCGCTAGTACTTTCCCCACGGCAGATCCGCGCTGCACCAGGCTAGCGGACTACCTCGGTTCGCTCGGTATTCAGTCTCAGGTGCCGGACCGCCGAGTATCTGCAACGTTGCATCTGAACCGCAATATGATTGTGGACCGCGACATGATTTTCGCAGCGCGCCTCCTCTACGATTTGGCGCTACCCGCGCCTGGCGGGGAGTCTGGCTACGCCCCCAGCCCGGACATAGACGTCCATTTCCTCCGCTCATTATTCGAGAAAGCAGCTCTCGGTGCATACCGCAAAGCGCTGCCCACGTGGGACGTTATAGGTGGGCGACGGCTGAAATGGGACCGGTCCGATTCCAACACCGAGGTCGACGCTTTCCTACCCGGGATGAAAACCGACATAATTCTGCGCCCTCCGGACACATCACCGATCATCGTGGATACGAAGTTTAACAACATCTTCGCCGCCACCCAGTACCACGCCAAACGGCTGCGCTCCCAGTACATTTATCAAATCTACTCCTACGTGATGAGCCAACAGAACAACCCTGAGTTCGGGCCAACTACTCGTGGTGTCCTCCTCCACCCAGCGCACGGCCGCGAGATATGCGAGACCGTCACAATCCAGGGCCACCCGATTCGTTTCGCCACTATCAACCTGTGGGGCAACTACCGCGAAATTCTGGATGCTTTCATCCGGGCAGTCCACTAGACAGCTTTGCATAGGGTGTTCGTTTGCACCCGCACCGCAACCTGGCTGAGCAGCGCAGCC comes from Corynebacterium cystitidis and encodes:
- a CDS encoding 5-methylcytosine restriction system specificity protein McrC, with protein sequence MTTSIPVRNLWLLQLLASDLYRHSNLVSSGHEKVGDDVVFIVSRILCDALTGRLGNGLSRQFQRHTADLKRVRGKIDLYTTYRDQLLSRGTVRCEFEALTTDTPTNRLVRSALIRASTFPTADPRCTRLADYLGSLGIQSQVPDRRVSATLHLNRNMIVDRDMIFAARLLYDLALPAPGGESGYAPSPDIDVHFLRSLFEKAALGAYRKALPTWDVIGGRRLKWDRSDSNTEVDAFLPGMKTDIILRPPDTSPIIVDTKFNNIFAATQYHAKRLRSQYIYQIYSYVMSQQNNPEFGPTTRGVLLHPAHGREICETVTIQGHPIRFATINLWGNYREILDAFIRAVH